The following coding sequences are from one Ancylobacter sp. TS-1 window:
- a CDS encoding TetR/AcrR family transcriptional regulator: MSWSRNGGESRGYHHGNLREALMKAALELIAEKGTAGATFAEAARRAGVSPAAPYRHFRDRDELLAAVAAEGFEQFTKALEAGWNGGRPTPVEAYERLGRAYLAFAREHPADYVAMFESGLSTDAFPALAQASARAFGVLREAADALVASMPAPTRPPALMVALHTWALAHGVASLFGRQDASRRKLPMEPDDLLEAAFLVYLKGLGAPDA; the protein is encoded by the coding sequence ATGAGCTGGTCCCGGAACGGTGGAGAATCGCGCGGCTACCATCACGGCAACCTCCGGGAAGCCCTGATGAAGGCGGCGCTCGAGCTGATCGCCGAGAAGGGCACCGCCGGCGCCACCTTCGCCGAAGCGGCGCGCCGCGCCGGCGTCTCCCCCGCCGCGCCCTACCGGCACTTCCGCGACCGCGACGAATTGCTGGCGGCGGTGGCGGCGGAAGGGTTCGAGCAGTTCACCAAGGCGCTTGAAGCGGGCTGGAACGGCGGGCGCCCGACGCCGGTGGAGGCCTATGAGCGGCTCGGGCGGGCCTATCTGGCCTTCGCCCGCGAGCACCCCGCCGACTATGTCGCCATGTTCGAATCCGGCCTGTCGACCGACGCCTTTCCGGCGCTGGCGCAGGCGAGCGCGCGCGCCTTCGGCGTGCTGCGGGAGGCGGCGGACGCGCTGGTGGCCAGCATGCCGGCGCCGACCCGGCCGCCGGCGCTGATGGTGGCGCTGCACACCTGGGCGCTGGCGCATGGCGTCGCCTCGCTGTTCGGCCGGCAGGACGCCTCGCGGCGCAAATTGCCGATGGAGCCCGACGATCTGCTTGAGGCCGCATTCCTCGTCTATCTCAAGGGGCTGGGCGCGCCGGACGCCTGA
- a CDS encoding DUF2852 domain-containing protein, with the protein MELAQKLDGYGKPAWIALTVLGFMAWWPLGLAILAFTIGSGRMFCSGRRGFGRWQEEGADAVRSFGSRFGRGFQSSGNRAFDEYREDTLRRLEDEQKDFRSFLDRLRQAKDKAEFDQFMADRRNRPAPAPETASEPYNGQQG; encoded by the coding sequence ATGGAGCTCGCACAGAAGCTCGACGGTTACGGCAAACCCGCCTGGATCGCGCTGACGGTACTCGGCTTCATGGCCTGGTGGCCGCTGGGCCTGGCGATCCTGGCTTTCACGATAGGGAGTGGACGCATGTTCTGTAGTGGCAGGCGCGGCTTCGGCCGCTGGCAGGAGGAGGGCGCCGACGCCGTCCGCAGCTTCGGCAGCCGTTTCGGCCGCGGTTTCCAGTCGAGCGGCAACCGCGCCTTCGACGAGTATCGCGAGGATACGCTGCGCCGTCTTGAGGACGAGCAGAAGGACTTCCGCTCCTTCCTCGACCGCCTGCGTCAGGCCAAGGACAAGGCCGAGTTCGATCAGTTCATGGCGGATCGCCGCAACCGGCCGGCTCCCGCGCCGGAGACCGCCTCCGAGCCGTATAACGGCCAGCAGGGCTGA
- the tolQ gene encoding protein TolQ — protein MASADLSLIGLFLQAHLIVKFVMAGLVLASVWVWAIIIDKTILFQRMKRQMDRFETTFWSGQSLEELYRSLSTRPNHAMAAIFVAAMREWKRSYEGGARSFVGLTQRLDKVMNVTIAREVERLESRLLVLATVGSAGPFIGLFGTVWGIMTSFQSIAASKNTSLAVVAPGIAEALFATAIGLIAAIPATIFYNKFTSQVNRQAARLEGFADEFSAILSRQIDERG, from the coding sequence ATGGCCAGCGCCGACCTGTCGCTGATCGGGCTGTTCCTGCAGGCGCACCTGATCGTGAAGTTCGTGATGGCGGGCCTCGTCCTCGCCTCGGTGTGGGTCTGGGCGATCATCATCGACAAGACCATCCTGTTCCAGCGCATGAAGCGGCAGATGGACCGCTTCGAGACGACCTTCTGGTCGGGCCAGAGCCTGGAGGAGCTGTACCGCTCGCTGTCCACGCGCCCCAACCACGCCATGGCGGCGATCTTCGTCGCCGCGATGCGCGAGTGGAAGCGCTCCTATGAGGGCGGCGCGCGCTCCTTCGTCGGGCTGACGCAGCGCCTCGACAAGGTGATGAACGTCACCATCGCCCGCGAGGTGGAGCGTCTGGAAAGCCGGCTGCTGGTGCTGGCGACGGTCGGTTCGGCCGGCCCCTTCATCGGCCTGTTCGGCACGGTGTGGGGCATCATGACCTCGTTCCAGTCGATCGCCGCCTCCAAGAACACCAGCCTTGCGGTTGTCGCGCCGGGCATCGCGGAAGCCCTTTTCGCGACGGCAATCGGCCTTATCGCCGCCATTCCCGCGACGATTTTCTATAACAAGTTCACGTCGCAGGTGAACCGGCAGGCGGCGCGGCTCGAAGGCTTCGCCGACGAGTTCTCTGCCATCCTGTCGCGCCAGATCGACGAACGGGGCTGA
- the ybgC gene encoding tol-pal system-associated acyl-CoA thioesterase — translation MNERPEPFSPDVLKADPFLHLAGRLVTGGHVLPVRVYYEDTDFSGIVYHANYLKFMERARSDHLRLIGVVQGDLFGEALAEAPGFAFVVRSMELQFVRPARIDDVLEIHTSPVEVAGASITLQQKVMRGGELLVEGRVKVAFVSQGRARRIPDALRAAMKAALEQAPAA, via the coding sequence ATGAACGAGCGCCCCGAACCCTTTTCGCCCGACGTCCTGAAGGCCGACCCCTTCCTGCACCTTGCCGGCCGTCTGGTGACGGGCGGGCACGTGCTGCCGGTGCGGGTCTATTACGAGGACACCGATTTCTCGGGCATCGTCTACCACGCCAACTATCTGAAGTTCATGGAGCGGGCGCGTTCGGACCATCTGCGCCTGATCGGCGTGGTGCAGGGCGACCTGTTCGGCGAGGCGCTGGCGGAGGCGCCCGGCTTCGCCTTCGTGGTGCGCTCGATGGAACTTCAGTTCGTGCGCCCGGCGCGCATCGACGACGTGCTGGAAATCCATACCAGCCCGGTCGAGGTGGCCGGCGCCTCGATCACCCTCCAGCAGAAGGTGATGCGCGGCGGCGAATTGCTGGTCGAGGGCCGGGTGAAGGTCGCCTTCGTCTCGCAGGGCCGCGCCCGCCGCATCCCCGACGCGCTGCGCGCGGCCATGAAGGCGGCGCTCGAACAGGCGCCGGCGGCGTAG
- the tolR gene encoding protein TolR, with amino-acid sequence MGMSAGGAGGGWHSRRSRRRGGGAVMSEINVTPMVDVMLVLLIIFMVAAPMLTVGVPLDLPQTQAKAIPQDSEPLVINITKDGKVFLQQTEIPLDELVPKLQAIGKAGYEERIFVRADKGLEYGAVMRVMGRLSGAGFTHVALVSEVEQGG; translated from the coding sequence ATGGGGATGTCCGCAGGAGGCGCCGGAGGCGGCTGGCACTCCCGCCGCTCGCGCAGGCGAGGCGGTGGCGCCGTCATGTCCGAAATCAACGTCACGCCGATGGTCGACGTGATGCTGGTGCTGCTCATCATCTTCATGGTGGCCGCGCCGATGCTCACCGTCGGCGTGCCGCTCGACCTGCCGCAGACGCAGGCCAAGGCCATTCCGCAGGACAGCGAGCCGCTGGTGATCAACATCACCAAGGACGGCAAGGTGTTCCTGCAGCAGACCGAAATTCCGCTCGACGAGCTGGTTCCCAAGCTGCAGGCCATCGGCAAGGCGGGCTATGAGGAGCGCATCTTCGTGCGCGCCGACAAGGGCCTCGAATACGGCGCCGTCATGCGGGTGATGGGCCGCCTGTCGGGCGCCGGCTTCACGCATGTCGCGCTGGTCTCCGAAGTCGAGCAGGGGGGCTGA